The Streptomyces sp. NBC_00576 genome contains the following window.
GGCGGAGGATACGAGATTCGAATCCGTGAGCTGTCTGTGCTCGCCGACCACGCACCGGATCCGTCCATCGGGCTGGAACGGGCGGCGGCAGAGTGGTACACCCATCTCAGCCTGGATGGCACCGTTATCCGCACTGACCGCGTCGCCGCGGCCCCAATGGCGTGGATCTGTGGTGGTCCGGAAAACACGCGGCACGCGCAAGCATCACGGCGAGAACGTCCAGGTCATCTCCGCCTCCGGACGGCTGGCCGCTGCGGGTCTCCACGGTTCGCCCGGGCCGGCACGATGCCACCTGCGCCCGCGCCCACGGACTTGTCAACGCCGCTCGGCGATGCCATGGATGCAGGGATCACCCACGGGTTGCCCGTGCCGCACTCGTCTCGATCGAGAAGCTCAATGCCATTCCTCGGGATTGAGAGCGGCAGCGACAAATCCGTCCCCCGTGGTGACGGTCAGGTCAGGCTGTCCGACCCGGCGTGCGACCTTCTCACGATCGAATTGACGGAATTCGAGAACGAAGTGTTCGGCAATGGCGGGCCGATCCAGGGGGAATCCATCGAGGTCTACCGCCGAATTCGCACGGTCCGCCCCTTGGCAGAGGACGGATACGAACAGGGGGAAGTGTTCCGCTTCCAGTAGTCGATCCGCATCATGGATGATGCCCACAACCCCGACTCCACCGGTGACAGCACCACACAAGTCGTCCAGGCAGTCCACCATGGCGTCCCAGTTTCTTCCAAAATAACCGGGGAACTGCAGGGCTTCCGCGAACGAACGGTAGATTCCCTGCTCGGTCATCAGATCGCGAGAGTCGAAGTGGCAGACACGCCCGCCTGTCGCCTCCAGCCTCGACAGTTGCCGATGAACCTCGGCCACCCCTTGGGGAACGAAGACGACCCAGGGTTCCGAGGTCCCTGTGATGTCGAAACTGGTCATTCCTGGATCACCCTGTGAATTCGCCAACGTAGTAGAAAGTTCCGTAGTGGTCCGGCGTGTAATACGCAGGGCCGGGGCCGTCCTTCGGAGTCAAGAGGCGCTCGGGGCCTCTGATTTCCTTGCCACAGCCTGGCGCGCTGCACTGGGGGAGGTCGACCTTGGCGTTGACGTCCCATTCCTTGTACTTGCCCCCTGGCAGGACGGACTTGTTGTTACCCCAGTTCGCGTTGCCATGGTAGCCGTCGACCTTTCCGATGCCTCCGGGCCGGGCGTTGACGTTGTTCAGCATGTCCACAGCGTGTTGTGGCGCAGGGCCAGGGAGAAGCC
Protein-coding sequences here:
- a CDS encoding barstar family protein; its protein translation is MTSFDITGTSEPWVVFVPQGVAEVHRQLSRLEATGGRVCHFDSRDLMTEQGIYRSFAEALQFPGYFGRNWDAMVDCLDDLCGAVTGGVGVVGIIHDADRLLEAEHFPLFVSVLCQGADRANSAVDLDGFPLDRPAIAEHFVLEFRQFDREKVARRVGQPDLTVTTGDGFVAAALNPEEWH